GTCTCACCGACCGCCGACCCTCCGGGTCGCGCGCGTGGGACCGCGAGCCGGATGCCTTGGAGTGATAGAGAAGTGCAGGTGCGGCCGGGATCCCGGTCGGCTGCCGAAGGCTGTGCTCGTGTCAGGAGCGCCCGCGATGGGCAGCCCTGAGGCGTTCATGGTCGTGGTGAAAGTGGTGCCCGCTGTGCGGCACTGTGAGCGCGGGCGCGCGGGCGTCCGCACAGCAGGGAGGAGATGTTGTGGGGGATTTGGTGATCGGCGCCCGCTCAGGCGCCGGAGAGCCCGAGGGCTCCGGCAGCCGGGCGGCCCGGTCCGCCGAGTCCGCAGTGCCCTCGGCCTCGGTCGAGGACGCGGCGGCCCAGTCCGCCGACGAGCCGGGCGACGGGACGGACGGCTCCCCGGAGGAGGCCCCGGGCGGGAACGGGCCGGCAGACGAGTCGGGGGCGGAGGCTCCCGGCAAGGACAAGAAGCCGCGATCGTTCTGGAAGGAACTGCCGATCCTGATCGGCATCGCTCTGGTCCTCGCGCTGGTGATCAAGACCTTCTTCGTCCAGGCGTTCTCCATTCCGTCCGAGTCGATGCAGAACACGCTTCAGGTCGGCGACCGTGTATTGGTGGACAAGCTGACCCCGTGGTTCGGGGCCGAACCCGAGCGCGGCGAGGTCGTGGTGTTCCGCGACCCGGGCGGCTGGCTAAACGACGAGCCCGTCCAGCAGAGCAGCAACTCCTTCCTCCGGGGCGTCCAGGACGTCCTCAGCTTCGTCGGCCTGATGCCGTCGGCCAACGAGAAGGACCTGATCAAGCGGGTCATCGGGATCGGCGGGGACACCGTCGAGTGCCAGGCCGGAGGGCCGGTCAAGGTCAACGGTGTGGCGCTCAACGAGCCGTACATCTACCCGGGAAACACCCCCTGCCAGCAGTCCTTCGGTCCGGTGAAGGTGCCACAGGGGCGGATCTGGGTGATGGGCGACCACCGCGGTGACTCGCTGGACTCCCGCTTCCACATGGACCAGCCCGGCGGCGGAACCGTCCCGGTGGACGACGTGATCGGGCGCGCGTTCCTTGTGGCCTGGCCGATCGACCGCTGGGCGACGCTGCCGGTGCCGAGCACCTTCGACCAGAAGGGCCTGGCGGCGGCCGTGCCGCTGGTGCCGCCGGCGGCCGGCGCGGTGGGCGCGGTCGGGCTGCTCCCGCTGGTGCGCCGGGTGCGGGACCGGGCGGACGGCCGGAAGGAATCCTGAGCTCCACCAGGTCGTCCCCAGCTCTTGCGCGGGCCGTGGTACCGACGAGTAATCTGCTCGGACGTGCCACGGCCCGTCGGGTTTTCCGCCTGTGCCTCCGGCGCACCCGGGGCGTGCCCCGGTCGGTCATAGGTGGACGGTGTCGATGAGCAGTGTCGTGGAACAGACGGCCGGCCGTCCGTCGGCGCCGGCCCGGTCGGGTCATCGGCTTGCCGCCGTGCTGCAGGGAGTCGCTATCGCGCTCGGCCTTTTGCTTCTGGTCGGCGGCTTCGCCGTCATCGCGATCGGCTACCGGCCCTACAACATCCCCACGGCCTCGATGTCCCCCACGCTGCAGATCGGGGACAAGGTGCTCGCCCGGAAGACCGACGGCGGCTCCGTCGGCCGCGGCGACGTCGTGGTCTTCAAGGACCAGGCCTGGGGTGACGAGCTCATGGTGAAGCGAGTCGTCGCGGTGGGCGGGGACACCGTGGCGACCACCGGGGACGACCGCCGGCTGACCGTGAACGGCAAGCCGGTGGACGAGCCCTACCTCGCGGCGCAGGGCCCGCAGGGCCCCACCTTCAGTGCCACGGTGCCGCCCGGCCGGCTGTTCCTGCTCGGTGACAACCGGCTGGCCTCTCTCGACTCCCGTACCCACCTGGAGGTCGACGGCGGGACCGTTCCGGCCGATGAGGTGGAGGCCAGGATCGAGGCCACCGTGATGCCGTTCGGCCGGATGGGCGAGCTCGGCCGGACCGGCGCCTTCGACGGGATCCCCGGCCCGCGGGCCGGCGAGCCGGGGCCGCTGGTGCCGGCTGCCGTCGCCACCGTGGCCGGCGCAGCCCTGATCGTCGTGACCTCGGCGGTGGGTGGGATGGCGGGCCTGGCTCGCAGGCTCCGCCGGGGGCGCGCATCCTGAGCACGATCGCCGCAGGCCGGGCCGCTCTTCCGAACATCGCCCCGGACGGACGCGCCGGGTGGCAGGATCGGTACTGCCACCGATGCGAACGGAAGGAGCGTGGAGAGCTGCCATGACGGCACAGCGTCGCAGGGCGGCGCGGATCCTGCTGCTCGACGGGCTGGACCGCATCCTTCTCTTCCTGGGCGCCGACCCGGCGGTGCCGGGCGTGACGTGGTGGTTCACCCCCGGGGGCGGCTTGGAGCCCGGAGAGGACGTACGCGAGGCCGCCGCGCGGGAGCTCGCGGAGGAGACCGGCTTGCGGGACGTGGAGCTGGGGCCCTTGGTGGGGTACGGCACGGTGTCGTTCTCCTTTCAGGGACAGCGCTACGAGCAGGAGCAGTGGTTTCATCTGGCCCGGACCGGGGACACGGGCCTGGACCATTCGGGGATGGGCGGGGACGAGCACGCCCAGCTGCTCGCGGCACGCTGGTGGACGGTCGAGGAGCTGAGGGAGACCGCCGAGACGGTCTACCCGGTCGGACTGGCCGAGTTCCTGGAGCGGCTGCTGGCGGAGGGCCCGCCGGTCACTCCGGTACGGCTCTGAGCGTGGGTGCTGTGGTCCACAATGGGTGGACGCGACAAGTTGAGGGGACGCCTGGATGAGTGCCGAAGATCTCGAGAAGTACGAGACCGAGATGGAGCTCAAGCTCTACCGGGAGTACCGGGACGTCGTCGGCCTGTTCAAGTACGTGATCGAAACCGAGCGACGTTTCTACCTCACCAACGACTACGAGCTGCAGGTGCACTCGGTCCAGGGCGAGGTCTTCTTCGAGGTGTCGATGGCGGATGCGTGGGTCTGGGACATGTACCGGCCGGCTCGGTTCGTCCGCAAGGTCCGGGTGCTGACCTTCAAGGACGTGAACATCGAGGAACTCGCGAAGAGCGATCTGGAGCTCCCCTCGGACGACTCCGGCTTCGGGAACTGACGTTGGACCGCCCGGTCCCTCGCTGTCCAGAGGAATTTCGCGTGGTCGGGGATTCTCACTCCTGCGGGTGACGACAGTTATCCACAGGTTCGAGTTGTCCACAGGAAAAGGGAATTACCTGGTCTCGTCCCACACGGCGATGCAACCTCCACGGCGGAGGTGGTCACCGTGCAGAACACGACCGTGCAGAAGGCCCGCGAGGACGGGCCGGTCAAGCAGAGCAAGAACAGCCTCGGCCGCTACGGGGAGCGGGTCGCCGCCCGCCGCCTCACCGAGGACGGGCTCCGCATCCTGGACCGCAACTGGCGCTGTGTCGAGGGCGAGCTGGACATCGTCGCCCTCGACGGCGACACCGTGGCGGTCTGCGAGGTGAAGACCCGCTCCGAGCGGAGCTTCCAGCAGCCCACCGAGGCCATCGACCAGGCCAAGGCCGCCCGGTTGCACCGCCTGGCCGAGCGCTGGATGGCCGAGCGCTGGCCCGGGCACTTCGCCCAGCTGGCCGGGCCCGAGTACGACCCCGGGCCGGCGGATCCGCAGTGGGCGCCCGACCCGCCCGGCGGCGTCCGGATCGACCTGGTGGCCGTCACCAACCGGCTCCGGGGCGCGGCGCTGGTGGACCACCTGCGAGGGGTGGTCTGAGATGGCCTTCGCCCGTACCTGTTCCGTCGCGCTGGTCGGCGTCGACGGAGTGATCGTCGAGGTCCAGGCCGATCTGGAGCCCGGGGTGGCCGCGTTCACCCTGGTCGGCCTGCCCGACAAGGCGCTGTCCGAGGCCCGCGACCGGGTGCGCGCTGCCGTCGTGAACAGCGGTGAGGCCTGGCCGCAGCGCAAGCTGACAGTCGGCCTCAGCCCCGCCTCGGTGCCCAAGAGCGGCAGCGGCTTCGACGTCGCCGTGGCCTGCGCGGTCCTGGCCGCAGCAGAACGGCTGGACCCGTCGACCATCGCCGACCTGCTGATCATCGGAGAGCTGGGATTGGACGGCCGGGTGCGGCCGGTCCGCGGGGTGCTGCCGTCGG
The nucleotide sequence above comes from Streptomyces kaniharaensis. Encoded proteins:
- the lepB gene encoding signal peptidase I, with amino-acid sequence MGDLVIGARSGAGEPEGSGSRAARSAESAVPSASVEDAAAQSADEPGDGTDGSPEEAPGGNGPADESGAEAPGKDKKPRSFWKELPILIGIALVLALVIKTFFVQAFSIPSESMQNTLQVGDRVLVDKLTPWFGAEPERGEVVVFRDPGGWLNDEPVQQSSNSFLRGVQDVLSFVGLMPSANEKDLIKRVIGIGGDTVECQAGGPVKVNGVALNEPYIYPGNTPCQQSFGPVKVPQGRIWVMGDHRGDSLDSRFHMDQPGGGTVPVDDVIGRAFLVAWPIDRWATLPVPSTFDQKGLAAAVPLVPPAAGAVGAVGLLPLVRRVRDRADGRKES
- the lepB gene encoding signal peptidase I, which translates into the protein MLQGVAIALGLLLLVGGFAVIAIGYRPYNIPTASMSPTLQIGDKVLARKTDGGSVGRGDVVVFKDQAWGDELMVKRVVAVGGDTVATTGDDRRLTVNGKPVDEPYLAAQGPQGPTFSATVPPGRLFLLGDNRLASLDSRTHLEVDGGTVPADEVEARIEATVMPFGRMGELGRTGAFDGIPGPRAGEPGPLVPAAVATVAGAALIVVTSAVGGMAGLARRLRRGRAS
- a CDS encoding NUDIX hydrolase — protein: MTAQRRRAARILLLDGLDRILLFLGADPAVPGVTWWFTPGGGLEPGEDVREAAARELAEETGLRDVELGPLVGYGTVSFSFQGQRYEQEQWFHLARTGDTGLDHSGMGGDEHAQLLAARWWTVEELRETAETVYPVGLAEFLERLLAEGPPVTPVRL
- a CDS encoding DUF2469 domain-containing protein, with the translated sequence MSAEDLEKYETEMELKLYREYRDVVGLFKYVIETERRFYLTNDYELQVHSVQGEVFFEVSMADAWVWDMYRPARFVRKVRVLTFKDVNIEELAKSDLELPSDDSGFGN
- a CDS encoding YraN family protein, which translates into the protein MVTVQNTTVQKAREDGPVKQSKNSLGRYGERVAARRLTEDGLRILDRNWRCVEGELDIVALDGDTVAVCEVKTRSERSFQQPTEAIDQAKAARLHRLAERWMAERWPGHFAQLAGPEYDPGPADPQWAPDPPGGVRIDLVAVTNRLRGAALVDHLRGVV